The following is a genomic window from Calliphora vicina chromosome 5, idCalVici1.1, whole genome shotgun sequence.
TACTAAAatgaacataaaaattaaaacaactgataccaaggtgcatttaataaggtgccatcggcagcacagctgattatagaaatagcacgcacaaatgtcaaactacatatataaaaaatattcccccgtacgtccgtatgtcaaactctatatataaaaaataagtgaattcgcctgtatttatttcaattcgccactgctgtcaccttgttaaatacgccttgactGATACTTTTACAACACAGAGTGGTATTTAGTGCAATAATTAACATGAAAGATGAATTAAAAAGATAAAACCGTTAGTTTCAAATGTTAAAAGCGAAAGAAATCAATGTACATCGACCGAACGAATTTATTCTTTCTACGAGGTTGTGTAGGTTAAGCTGGTcacacacggaatgatttgttcgcctgatttgtgattgaaaattttcaattacttgtgattttgtgtgcgcacagccccattaacaagtcgaacacgaacaaatcgCACTCACAAATCACCCGTTTGTGGGCAGCTTTATAATCAGATTTAAGTTAATAATGCATAATAATACAGTGGATgacaatattattaattattgaaaaaattaaaaaaatcaagtcataagaaaatttttaattttttagtatttcattcattataattaattaaattctaaaaaaactgaaaactatTCATTATTATGGTATGTAGTAGcaaaaaacaatggaaacttatattttattttaacaaaagtagtCTGCCCTTTTAGTGACTCAGTATTTTGTTGGATATCCCTTGTTTGTATTACTGCCTCACAGCGACGATGCATTAAACCAATTCGACGATGCATTAAACCAATTTTTCCTAATACCATATAACCGCGTCTGATATAGCTTCATTCGTCGTATAATTTTGAGTCCGTGATCTACAATTTTCCATaggttttctatgggattgataTCTTTCGATTAGACAGGCAaattcaaaacacgtacctcattggattgtaaccactcgatCCAGGAGGTGTTGTAACAGAGGCGATTTTTTTCCTCAGCTTATAAATACTTAACATCCTTTAAAATGGATCTGTAGCTGATATACCTAGCCCAGGTATATCATATTTCCCTTCTGCAGTCTTACAAATCTTCTCCCATCATTTAGATTCATccgaaaagaggacagtatttcATTTTgtctcgaccagtttaaatgttaCTTGCCAAATTgtgtacttttttttggaaataatactAGCCACATTTATCCTGCGGCTAACTATTCGAtaactaatttccaattttaaattattgataaCCGTCGGAGtcgtttttatgaatttcttaaACTCAGTTTTCTCTTATTTTGTCTTGGCTTGGAGTAGTTTTACGAGGTCTTGCTCCCAAATGTCAAGTTTTTACCAAGGCTGGCTTCCGAATTATTTATAATAGATAGTTTTTACTTCAATAGAGTATTAAACTCGTTTAAGATAGCGATGATCATCAAATAAACTTTCtgaagccctcaaataacttacaaacataatTGATTCGTTAATGTACATAATGGTGTTTAAGTACAAGTACAATAAGCCAATTTTACAAAGCCGAGACGAACTAGTACTCgtagttttttttgaaatatgtaaGTGTATTTCATACAGCACGGGTTGTGAAATGAATAATAATGTTTtaaggttttcatataaaataaatgttaagctttaaaaaatgcCAGTCATTTAATCAGTTTATTAAAACAGAATtcaatcattattttttaatatctaaCTTGTCAATCTCGTCCATTTCTCACTTACTGCCCACAGCCATTTTCCCAAAGATTCATCTTTTGCTTGTGGTGCAACGTCTTTAATTTCACAATCACTAAAGTATTGACCGCTAACATTCGCCAAATCTTCATCTAGGGCAGCATACAAAGTTGTTTGAGCTCCATTTTGAGGAGATTTAAGGAAAGGCCATGCCAAAGGCTTAAATATCAGACTGGCAAAGAATGAATTAAAGAAGCCCATGTGACGGAAGAGTTCGGTGTCAACAACACCGGGATGTAGAGCATTCACAGTGACACCAGTGCCTAAAAGTATAATTATTAAGTTTCAGTAATTAACAAATCGATTTCAGGCCTAATTTTTCGGATATTcttaacaattgaaaaaatacaCAGGaactttttcatttcatttcttttttctgccaatccatttttaaattaaataataaaacttaccCTCTAATCTCTTGGCCAATTCTCGTGTAAACAACACATTTGCTAGTTTACTTTGATTGTAAGCCTTGCCTTCATCATACGATTTTTCACTATTTAAATCACCAATATTGATCTCACCACGAGTATGCGCCAAACTGGACAATACAACTATGCGACTGGGAGATGATTTCTGAATTTAAAACAGAAATTATAGacatgaaaataaattgaaacacTTGTTAAGAATATAGGGGATACacattaaaacaatattaagcAATACCTACTTTAATTAAATCCAATAAGAGATTtgtaagcaaaaaatgtcccataTGATTAACACCCAATTGTAGTTCGAAACCATCTTTGGTCAAAGAACGAGGACAACGCATAACGccagcattattaattaaaatatccaAACGATCCTGTTCCTTTTTAAAgctggaaataaaaataaatgttaaaacacAAATATAACAAACAAGTCTAGGCTAAATTTACTTGTCTACAAATTTACGTATCGATTCCATAGAAGCCAAATCACATTCCCTacaataaacatatttgttGCGGCTTTCCAAAACGATTTCTTCACGGgccttattaaaaattttaaaattattaaatttttgtttctgaaCTCATAACAAACCTCTTCACATTTGTTCATATCCCTACAGGCCATATACACTGTAGCTCCCCTTTTGGCCAGCTCCCTTACTGTTTCCTTGCCAATGCCGGTATTTGATCCGGTTACAATCACAACTTTTCCTTCAGCTTTACTTTTCTTGGTAAATTTACCACCTTGCATTAGGTCTCTGGAATATAAAAATGCTCTAAGTTGTAAATTCTAGGATGAAATGTAGTGCTTACTTAACAAAACATGCTAGACCCACTGTAGTGCCGGTAACACTTATCCAAAACACGGGACGACTTTTAAGAAACTTAAATAAACCTTgcattttaaacaatatataaaGCTTCTTGATGAATTCtatgaattatttatataattcaatttataaaaattaatttaatttgtgataaactaattttatatttctaatcGTGATTATTACAGTTAAGTACGGCGAAAATTTATTAAGGACACAGCTgtttaactaaataaaacagCTGACGAAAGGTGACTAAACTAAAGTTTTCAAATCAAGCAGCTTTTCGTTATAATAAGAATATAGGGTTTCTTGTGCTATCATATTTAAACTCAAATCCATCCAACagcttaaatttgttttaactgTTAATATTCACATTTACTTGAATCAATGAATTATGTATTaccattaata
Proteins encoded in this region:
- the LOC135960061 gene encoding retinol dehydrogenase 13-like gives rise to the protein MQGLFKFLKSRPVFWISVTGTTVGLACFVKDLMQGGKFTKKSKAEGKVVIVTGSNTGIGKETVRELAKRGATVYMACRDMNKCEEAREEIVLESRNKYVYCRECDLASMESIRKFVDNFKKEQDRLDILINNAGVMRCPRSLTKDGFELQLGVNHMGHFLLTNLLLDLIKKSSPSRIVVLSSLAHTRGEINIGDLNSEKSYDEGKAYNQSKLANVLFTRELAKRLEGTGVTVNALHPGVVDTELFRHMGFFNSFFASLIFKPLAWPFLKSPQNGAQTTLYAALDEDLANVSGQYFSDCEIKDVAPQAKDESLGKWLWAVSEKWTRLTS